The Symphalangus syndactylus isolate Jambi chromosome 3, NHGRI_mSymSyn1-v2.1_pri, whole genome shotgun sequence genome has a segment encoding these proteins:
- the LOC129478426 gene encoding olfactory receptor 8A1, whose product MHPCRPPTQRRMAAGNHSTVTEFILRGLTKRADLQLPLFLLFLGIYLVSMVGNLGMITLICLNSQLHTPMYYFLSSLSLVDLCYSSVITPKMLVNFVSEKNIISYAGCMSQLYFFLVFVIAECYMLTVMAYYRYVAICQPLLYNIIMSHHTRLLLVAVVCAIGLIGSTVETGLMLKLPYCEHLISHYFCDILPLMKLSCSSTYDVEMTVFFLAEFDIIVTSLTVLVSDTFILSSILGISTTEGRSKAFSTCSSHLAAVGMFYGSTAFMYLQPSTISSLTQENVASVFYTTVMPMLNPLIYSLRNKEVKAAMQKTLRGKLF is encoded by the coding sequence ATGCATCCCTGCAGGCCTCCCACCCAGAGGAGAATGGCTGCAGGAAATCACTCTACAGTGACAGAGTTCATTCTCAGGGGATTAACGAAGAGAGCAGACCTCCAGCtccccctctttctcctcttcctcggGATCTACTTGGTCAGCATGGTGGGGAACCTGGGCATGATCACTCTGATTTGTCTGAACTCTCAGCTTCACACCCCCATGTACTACTTCCTCAGCAGTCTGTCACTCGTGGATCTCTGCTACTCCTCCGTCATTACCCCTAAGATGCTGGTGAACTTTGTGTCAGAGAAAAACATCATCTCCTACGCAGGGTGCATGTCACAGCTCtacttcttccttgtttttgtcattgCTGAGTGTTACATGCTGACAGTGATGGCCTACTACCGCTATGTTGCCATCTGCCAGCCTTTGCTCTACAACATCATTATGTCTCATCACACCCGCCTGCTGCTGGTGGCTGTGGTCTGTGCCATCGGACTCATTGGCTCCACAGTAGAAACTGGCCTCATGTTAAAACTGCCATATTGTGAGCACCTCATCAGTCACTACTTCTGTGACATCCTCCCTCTCATGAAGTTGTCCTGCTCCAGCACCTATGATGTTGAGATGACAGTCTTCTTTTTGGCTGAATTCGACATCATAGTCACGAGCTTAACAGTTCTTGTTTCCGACACCTTCATTCTCTCCAGCATCCTCGGCATCAGCACCACAGAGGGTAGATCCAAAGCCTTCAGCACCTGCAGCTCCCACCTTGCAGCTGTGGGAATGTTCTATGGGTCAACTGCATTCATGTACTTACAACCCTCCACAATCAGTTCCTTGACCCAGGAGAATGTGGCCTCTGTGTTCTACACCACGGTAATGCCCATGTTGAATCCCCTAATCTACAGCCTGAGGAACAAGGAAGTAAAGGCTGCCATGCAGAAAACACTGAGGGGTAAACTGTTTTGA